The Drosophila gunungcola strain Sukarami chromosome 2L unlocalized genomic scaffold, Dgunungcola_SK_2 000007F, whole genome shotgun sequence genome includes a region encoding these proteins:
- the LOC128253103 gene encoding UDP-glycosyltransferase UGT5, producing the protein MAGILKCLALHILAIIAGAHGADILGLFTSLSPSHLVIQMSMARILAERGHNVTVVTVLEPPFLHKDITHILVPLEKDDLQAFNSVVSGLTKTDNTNAYASMFRSVRQMSEAFSKMGSVMKHQTVRNLYEHPDNRFDLLIVGYFMNSFQLALGYKLKIPIVVALSNPPSLLGDVLGNPWEVSYVSAMHLTNDHGSPMGFGKRFLNLLGNLGQRLFMFLIEYRNARTYREIYGDDPTLPSYGDLNKNISLVFFASHGISEGPIRPNVPAVIEVGGIQVKDRPDPLPRNMAEFLLEAPHGAILLSLGSNLRKTHLKPDTVQKMFNVVSGLRQKVIWKWDDLENKPGSSENILYSKWLPQDDLLAHPNITLFITHAGKGGVTEAQFHGKPMLALPVFGDQPSNADIMQKQGFGLKQSLLTLEEGSFRNGIREVLENPKYARAVRSFSTLYRDRPMSAPQTFIYWVEYVIRHRGAQHLQSPVVHMSYIAANNFDVYALFLVAIAATCFIIKLFIGVLFKKVKGNLKQTQLKKKYKVNKKEN; encoded by the exons ATGGccggaattttaaaatgccttGCCCTCCATATACTTGCCATAATTGCTGGAGCCCATGGTGCTGACATTCTTGGCCTATTCACCAGCCTGAGTCCATCGCACTTGGTAATCCAGATGTCGATGGCCCGTATACTGGCAGAAAGAGGGCACAACGTGACTGTTGTAACCGTCTTAGAACCTCCGTTTCTACACAAGGATATCACTCACATCCTTGTGCCACTAGAAAAGGATGACCTTCAGGCCTTCAACTCTGTAGTTTCTGGATTAACCAAGACGGACAATACCAACGCCTACGCATCAATGTTTCGCTCGGTAAGGCAAATGAGCGAGGCGTTCTCCAAGATGGGCAGCGTGATGAAGCACCAGACAGTCAGAAACCTCTATGAGCACCCAGATAACAGGTTCGACCTACTCATCGTGGGCTACTTCATGAATAGTTTCCAACTGGCCTTGGGCTACAAGCTTAAGATACCAATAGTGGTGGCCCTCTCAAATCCACCATCCCTCTTGGGCGACGTTCTCGGAAACCCCTGGGAAGTCTCATATGTGTCGGCAATGCACTTAACTAACGATCATGGCAGTCCCATGGGATTCGGAAAGCGGTTTCTCAATCTCTTGGGAAACTTGGGCCAGCGGTTGTTTATGTTCTTGATTGAGTATAGAAATGCGAGGACTTACAG GGAGATCTATGGCGATGATCCTACTCTTCCCAGCTACGGGGActtgaacaaaaatatttcacttgTCTTCTTTGCCTCTCACGGCATAAGCGAGGGTCCTATCAGACCCAACGTTCCAGCTGTGATCGAGGTGGGAGGAATTCAAGTCAAGGATCGTCCGGATCCTCTACCCCGAAACATGGCAGAGTTCCTGCTGGAAGCTCCACACGGAGCCATACTTCTCAGCTTGGGATCAAACCTGAGAAAAACCCACCTCAAGCCCGACACGGTGCAGAAAATGTTCAATGTCGTCTCGGGCCTGAGACAGAAAGTGATCTGGAAATGGGATGATCTGGAGAACAAGCCCGGATCTTCGGAAAACATACTCTACTCAAAGTGGTTGCCCCAGGACGACCTTCTAGCGCACCCCAACATCACTCTGTTCATTACACACGCGGGAAAGGGGGGAGTGACCGAGGCTCAATTCCACGGTAAGCCAATGCTGGCCCTACCTGTTTTTGGAGACCAGCCCAGCAATGCCGATATCATGCAAAAGCAGGGCTTCGGACTGAAGCAAAGTCTTCTCACTCTGGAAGAGGGCTCCTTCCGCAACGGTATCCGAGAGGTACTCGAGAATCCAAAGTATGCCAGGGCTGTAAGATCCTTCTCTACTCTCTACCGTGATCGTCCAATGAGCGCTCCACAGACGTTCATCTACTGGGTGGAATATGTGATCCGGCACCGAGGAGCCCAGCACCTCCAGAGCCCTGTGGTGCATATGAGCTACATAGCAGCGAATAACTTTGATGTATACGCACTCTTTCTTGTAGCTATCGCTGCAACATGCTTTattattaagttatttattggGGTACTTTTTAAGAAGGTGAAGGGCAATTTGAAACAGAcacagcttaaaaaaaaatataaggtaaacaagaaggaaaacTAA